A region from the Tigriopus californicus strain San Diego chromosome 9, Tcal_SD_v2.1, whole genome shotgun sequence genome encodes:
- the LOC131886637 gene encoding tubulin beta chain-like: MWYICVLERIGSLCSREWLNEQSGFGSRRGQISVLILMPREIVHIQAGQCGNQIGAKFWEIISDEHGVDPKGFYQGDSDLQIERIEVYYTEASGGRYVPRCVLVDLEPGTMDSVRSGPYGQIFRPDNFVFGQSGAGNNWAKGHYTEGAELVDSVLDVVRREAEVCDCLQGFQLTHSLGGGTGSGMGTLLISKIREEYPDRIMNTYSVVPSPKVSDTVVEPYNATLSVHQLVENTDETFCIDNEALYDICFRTLKLATPTYGDLNHLVSLTMSGITTCLRFPGQLNADLRKLATNMVPFPRLHFFMPGFAPLTARGNVGYRSLTVAELTQQMFETKNMMAACDPRHGRYLTVAAIFRGRMSMKEVDEQMMNIQNKNSSYFVEWIPSNVKTAVCDIPPRGLKMAATFIGNSTSIQELFRRISEQFTAMFRRKAFLHWYTGEGMDEMEFTEAESNMNDLVSEYQQYQDATADDEYEEYSEEEEY; encoded by the exons ATGTGGTATATTTGCGTGCTAGAACGAATTGGTTCTCTGTGCTCTCGGGAATGGCTCAATGAGCAGAGTGGTTTCGGTTCACGGCGAGGACAGATATCTGTGCTAATCCTCATGCCTCGGGAAATCGTTCATATTCAAGCCGGCCAATGTGGCAACCAGATAGGTGCCAAATTCTGGGAAATCATCTCGGATGAGCATGGCGTGGATCCTAAAGGCTTCTATCAGGGCGACTCGGACCTCCAAATCGAGCGGATTGAAGTGTATTACACAGAAGCGAGCGGTGGTCGGTATGTTCCGCGGTGCGTGTTGGTGGACCTCGAACCGGGAACCATGGACTCTGTCCGATCCGGTCCCTATGGGCAGATCTTCCGGCCAGACAACTTCGTTTTTGGCCAATCTGGGGCAGGAAATAATTGGGCCAAAGGCCATTACACGGAAG GCGCTGAATTGGTGGACTCGGTTCTGGATGTGGTTCGTCGAGAGGCCGAGGTTTGCGACTGTTTGCAAGGGTTCCAATTGACTCACTCATTAGGAGGTGGAACAGGTTCGGGCATGGGAACTCTCCTGATATCGAAGATCAGAGAAGAATACCCTGACCGGATCATGAATACCTACTCCGTGGTGCCTTCGCCTAAGGTGTCAGACACAGTTGTGGAGCCCTACAACGCCACCCTCTCCGTCCATCAACTGGTTGAGAATACAGACGAGACTTTCTGCATTGATAATGAGGCCCTCTACGACATATGTTTCCGAACCTTGAAATTGGCCACTCCCACGTACGGAGATTTGAACCATCTGGTCTCACTCACAATGTCTGGCATCACTACCTGCCTTCGATTCCCCGGACAATTGAATGCCGATCTCCGGAAGCTGGCCACCAACATGGTTCCCTTTCCGCGGCTGCACTTCTTCATGCCCGGGTTTGCCCCCTTGACAGCCAGGGGAAATGTGGGATACCGGTCCCTCACTGTGGCAGAATTGACTCAGCAAATGTTCGAGACGAAAAACATGATGGCGGCTTGCGATCCCCGCCACGGGCGATATCTAACCGTGGCGGCTATTTTTCGAGGCCGAATGTCCATGAAGGAAGTGGACGAGCAGATGATGaacatccaaaacaaaaatagctCCTACTTTGTGGAGTGGATTCCCAGTAACGTCAAAACAGCTGTTTGTGACATTCCACCACGTGGTCTCAAGATGGCCGCCACGTTCATTGGAAATTCGACTTCAATCCAGGAACTGTTCCGACGAATCTCGGAGCAATTCACTGCTATGTTCCGTCGCAAGGCCTTTTTACATTGGTACACGGGGGAAGGCATGGACGAGATGGAATTCACCGAGGCAGAGTCAAATATGAATGACTTAGTCTCCGAGTACCAACAATACCAGGACGCTACCGCTGATGACGAATATGAAGAATATTCCGAAGAGGAGGAATACTAA
- the LOC131886638 gene encoding tubulin beta chain-like: MTREIVHIQAGQCGNQIGAKFWEIISDEHGVDPTGQYQGDSDLQEERIDVYYNLASEGKYVPRCVLVDLEPGTMDSVRAGPYGNIFRPDNFVFGQSGAGNNWAKGHYTEGAELVDSVLDVVRREAEGCDCLQGFQLTHSLGGGTGSGMGTLLISKIREEYPDRIMNTYSVVPSPKVSDTVVEPYNATLSVHQLVENTDETFCIDNEALYDICFRTLKLTTPTYGDLNHLVSLTMSGITTCLRFPGQLNADLRKLATNMVPFPRLHFFMPGFAPLTARGNASYRAMSVPELTAQMFDTKNMMAACDPRHGRYLTVAAIFRGRMSMKEVDEQMLSIQNKNSSYFVEWIPSNVKTAVCDIPPRGLKMAATFIGNSTSIQELFKRISEQFTAMFRRKAFLHWYTGEGMDEMEFTEAESNMNDLVSEYQQYQDATAEDDYDDDEDEDYD; this comes from the exons ATGACCCGAGAAATCGTTCACATTCAAGCGGGTCAGTGTGGAAACCAGATTGGTGCCAAATTCTGGGAGATCATTTCCGACGAGCATGGCGTGGACCCCACGGGACAATACCAGGGCGACTCAGACCTTCAGGAAGAAAGGATTGACGTGTATTACAATTTGGCATCAGAAGGCAAATATGTGCCCAGGTGTGTCCTGGTCGACCTCGAGCCCGGTACCATGGACTCCGTGCGAGCCGGACCCTATGGCAACATTTTCCGACCTGACAATTTTGTCTTTGGTCAATCAGGCGCTGGAAACAACTGGGCCAAGGGACATTACACGGAAG GAGCTGAACTGGTCGACTCCGTCCTTGATGTGGTTCGTCGTGAGGCCGAGGGATGCGATTGCTTGCAAGGGTTCCAATTGACTCACTCCTTGGGCGGAGGCACTGGATCAGGGATGGGCACCTTGCTCATCTCTAAAATCAGAGAGGAATACCCCGACAGGATCATGAACACCTACTCCGTGGTGCCTTCGCCTAAGGTGTCAGACACAGTTGTGGAGCCTTACAACGCCACCCTGTCCGTCCATCAACTGGTTGAGAATACGGACGAAACATTTTGTATCGATAATGAGGCCCTGTATGACATTTGCTTCCGAACTCTCAAGCTTACCACGCCGACCTACGGAGATTTGAACCACTTGGTGTCCCTCACTATGTCTGGAATCACCACTTGCCTGCGGTTCCCAGGTCAATTAAATGCTGATCTAAGGAAATTGGCCACCAACATGGTTCCATTTCCACGGTTGCATTTCTTTATGCCTGGATTCGCGCCTTTAACAGCTCGAGGCAATGCCAGTTATCGTGCCATGTCCGTCCCTGAGCTGACGGCACAAATGTTTGACACCAAAAACATGATGGCTGCGTGTGATCCGCGCCACGGGCGTTACTTGACCGTGGCGGCCATCTTCCGTGGACGCATGTCTATGAAGGAAGTGGACGAGCAGATGCTGAGTATTCAGAACAAGAACAGCTCCTATTTTGTGGAATGGATTCCCAGTAACGTCAAAACCGCTGTTTGCGACATTCCGCCCAGGGGCCTGAAAATGGCGGCCACCTTCATAGGGAACTCGACGTCTATTCAGGAGCTCTTCAAGCGCATATCCGAGCAATTTACTGCCATGTTCCGACGAAAGGCGTTCTTGCATTGGTACACGGGGGAAGGCATGGACGAGATGGAATTCACCGAGGCCGAGTCGAATATGAACGATCTCGTGAGCGAGTATCAACAGTATCAAGATGCTACGGCAGAGGATGActacgatgatgatgaggatgaagatTACGATTAG
- the LOC131886641 gene encoding dehydrogenase/reductase SDR family member 11-like, whose translation MTKKVALITGCSSGIGLAVAELLSKTEDWVVVGCARSVETKKINETLYHYKCDLRDSKRIQSMFDYILADFGRIDLAILNAGIVSHTNLLDSDVEDWRALLDVNVLAVSHCTQLAVKAMRDNPKVEDGQVIVVNSMSGHAVHPHPFARFYSTTKHAVTGLVQAWRDEVADMKPAKNIRMCSISPRMVATNFIYSLFPGNKAKAEELVRNVPSLTSEDVAEQIMNMIRIPANVQIQDIHMSPSKKPF comes from the exons atgaccaaaaaggtTGCTCTCATCACTGGTTGTAGTTCTGGCATTGGTCTGGCTGTGGCTGAACTCCTAAGCAAAACGGAGGATTGGGTAGTTGTTGGGTGTGCACGTTCCGTGGAAACGAAGAAGATCAATGAGACGTTGTATCACTACAAATGCGACTTACGAGACTCCAAGCGAATTCAGAGTATGTTTGACTACATTCTCGCCGATTTTGGCCGCATTGATCTGGCCATCCTCAACGCCGGAATTGTCAGTCATACCAACTTGCTGGACTCGGATGTCGAGGACTGGCGTGCTTTGCTCGATGTCAACGTTCTGGCCGTCTCCCATTGCACCCAATTGGCGGTTAAGGCTATGCGAGATAACCCAAAGGTCGAGGATGGACAGGTGATCGTGGTCAATAGTATGTCTGGCCATGCGGTTCATCCGCATCCCTTCGCCCGATTTTATTCGACCACCAAACATGCGGTTACCGGATTGGTGCAAGCTTGGCGAGATGAG GTGGCGGATATGAAACCTGCCAAGAATATTCGGATGTGCTCCATCAGCCCGAGAATGGTGGCCACAAACTTTATTTACTCGCTATTCCCTGGCAACAAAGCAAAGGCAGAGGAGCTCGTCAGGAATGTTCCGTCCCTGACATCCGAAGATGTGGCTGAGCAGATCATGAACATGATCCGAATTCCTGCAAATGTTCAGATCCAGGATATTCACATGTCACCTTCTAAGAAACCGTTTTGA
- the LOC131886635 gene encoding uncharacterized protein LOC131886635 has protein sequence MNSSDLSTLDLMLVPCLPTILNSQPQNHPTIFPIEDKEIEPETDDLLNYFGPNLWQPWLEFQPENCSPDPQILCKVKEALEDVTDVGYDSSINSLEDMERPDLQPFFPKPTSACYEEIEVPKLDLDSELFGHGVLYPVFSLDPDDLDLMKGCKLLRRANKILDDMFDIPGKMALLRVYPLEPCLVSRESTTYKANEMVNFIDVIEEPPGAPNFKALLNTLHPVEEKHGLIEEDGCKIIEQAATEMRQVFRQYLTGIRQDCQTVIRSILIDVIEKVPYNVESLAMDTSLMIQESTPPQSKTSNGLLGIGPRAFSDREQLARLTAEMQLESNPISRLETLEQKSSLGPRRNERTKSKHFKTIRSRSFVQLDALPSYANFPMVHAASKETKDQTEDEQDRQSALEHISGSSDSKEELQYSDMLSRSKWNMSPAGDLAQLKNIREPLSEQMSRTQKSPVQPGMDDLISFANFSSREVKPTMTTSTPIQLNRVIASNQRGWSSTIFQECAKSSGGSEANQARSRIVAREFSPLRGHAFPVFNASSEVPRPEFALPTPSASGSSQIVPVERELKAIDRRRPKKKIRSKLACLDPFWGL, from the exons ATGAATAGTAGTGATCTGTCCACACTGGATTTGATGCTGGTTCCCTGTCTACCAACAATCTTGAATTCTCAGCCCCAAAACCACCCAACCATTTTCCCCATTGAGGACAAAGAAATAGAGCCCGAGACTGATGATCTTTTGAATTATTTCGGGCCCAATCTTTGGCAGCCATGGTTGGAATTCCAACCGGAAAATTGCAGCCCAGATCCTCAGATCCTTTGCAAAGTCAAAGAAGCTCTGGAAGACGTAACAGATGTCGGTTATGACTCGAGCATCAATTCCTTGGAAGACATGGAGCGACCTGATCTACAACCCTTCTTCCCCAAGCCCACTTCTGCTTGTTATGAAGAGATTGAGGTGCCCAAATTAGACTTGGACTCTGAGTTGTTTGGTCACGGTGTCTTGTATCCTGTTTTCTCTTTGGATCCGGATGATTTGGATTTGATGAAAGGGTGTAAGCTTCTCAGAAGGGCCAACAAAATTTTGGATGACATGTTTGACATCCCTGGAAAAATGGCCCTTTTGAGGGTCTATCCCCTTGAACCGTGCCTCGTTTCGCGAGAGTCGACAACATACAAGGCTAACGAGATGGTAAATTTTATAGATGTAATCGAGGAGCCTCCCGGGGCCCCGAATTTTAAAGCCCTCTTAAACACGCTTCATCCCGTCGAAGAAAAGCATGGCTTAATTGAAGAAGACGGCTGCAAAATTATAGAACAAGCAGCTACTGAAATGAGACAAGTTTTCAGACAGTACTTAACAGGCATTCGACAGGACTGTCAGACTGTGATTAGGTCAATCCTCATTGATGTGATTGAAAAAGTTCCTTACAACGTTGAATCCCTTGCCATGGACACGTCGCTAATGATACAAGAATCAACTCCACCGCAAAGTAAGACCTCTAATGGGCTTTTGGGAATAGGTCCTAGGGCTTTCAGTGATCGTGAGCAATTGGCTCGTCTGACAGCTGAAATGCAATTGGAATCTAATCCCATTTCTCGTTTGGAGactttggagcaaaaaagtAGCCTCGGGCCCAGGCGGAATG AACGCACCAAAtcaaagcatttcaagacCATTCGAAGTCGGAGCTTTGTTCAATTAGATGCTTTGCCAAGTTATGCGAATTTTCCAATGGTCCACGCTGCCTCAAAGGAGACAAAAGACCAAACCGAGGACGAGCAAGATCGTCAAAGCGCATTAGAACATATCAGTGGTTCTTCGGATTCTAAAGAAGAGTTGCAATACTCAGACATGCTCTCGAGATCAAAATGGAATATGAGCCCTGCCGGAGACCTTGCTCAATTAAAGAACATTCGAGAACCTCTTTCTGAGCAAATGAGCCGTACTCAGAAGAGCCCAGTTCAGCCAGGGATGGATGATCTTATCAGCTTTGCCAATTTTTCCTCTCGGGAAGTAAAACCTACCATGACCACTTCAACTCCAATCCAGTTGAATCGGGTTATTGCTTCCAATCAAAGAGGTTGGTCAAGCACCATCTTTCAAGAATGCGCAAAATCCAGCGGTGGTTCGGAGGCAAATCAAGCTCGCTCAAGAATTGTTGCTCGAGAGTTTTCCCCTTTGCGTGGACATGCATTTCCAGTTTTCAATGCTTCATCGGAAGTTCCACGTCCAGAATTCGCCCTGCCTACTCCTTCAGCGTCAGGGTCTTCTCAAATCGTACCCGTAGAGAGAGAACTTAAAGCTATCGACAGACGACgacccaaaaagaaaataagatcaaaattggcatgTCTCGATCCCTTTTGGGGACTTTGA
- the LOC131886640 gene encoding protein BCCIP homolog isoform X1: protein MASSKKRAHLTLETPEDTSSSESSGGEEGEGVSSSDEMGGIQNGQGGGLAAESEIQVEFEARTPESCHFHGVLRLLQGLFKYPHDIPLAQLAETLIQQRQVGSVVTQSADTDDEDDEEEELAAGMNPDFSANNDVFGLLTLFNISDHTPLARAVVKYLDSIALKESDKIFLKSLTQGGGPGAQSAGLIISERIVNLPSQISVPLFETLFSEIQKAKARGLPFNFQHYVLITQVLKEDGPGPAQGDHFVKVEEEIIQEHAERVIETMPAGYGGTKPASLRGNDVYEPNWRILVLAENKSQVVMEAIKTAFPI from the exons ATGGCTTCTTCGAAGAAACGGGCTCATCTGACCCTGGAGACCCCGGAGGACACAAGCTCCTCCGAGTCCTCGGGCGGGGAAGAAGGCGAGGGCGTGTCATCGTCCGACGAGATGGGTGGGATTCAGAATGGACAGGGCGGGGGGTTGGCGGCGGAATCGGAAATCCAAGTGGAATTCGAGGCTCGCACGCCGGAATCGTGTCATTTCCACGGAGTCCTGAGATTGTTACAG GGTCTCTTCAAATACCCCCACGACATTCCATTGGCCCAATTGGCCGAGACTTTGATTCAACAGAGACAAGTGGGCAGCGTGGTCACGCAAAGTGCCGACACCgatgatgaggacgacgaggaagaggagttGGCGGCGGGTATGAATCCGGATTTCAGCGCCAATAACGACGTCTTCGGATTACTGACCCTCTTCAACATTTCCGACCACACGCCTTTAGCGCGGGCCGTGGTCAAGTACCTGGATAGCATAGCGCTCAAAGAGAGCGATAAGATCTTTCTCAAGAGTCTGACCCAAGGGGGAGGTCCGGGAGCCCAATCTGCCGGACTCATCATCTCGGAGAGGATCGTGAACTTGCCCTCGCAGATCTCGGTCCCTTTGTTCGAGACGCTCTTCAGCGAGATTCAGAAAGCCAAAGCCCGTGGATTGCCCTTTAACTTCCAGCATTATGTGCTGATTACTCAAGTACTGAAAGAGGACGGCCCAGGTCCCGCCCAGGGGGATCATTTTGTCAAGGTCGAGGAGGAAATCATCCAGGAGCATGCGGAACGCGTGATCGAGACCATGCCGGCAGGCTATGGCGGGACCAAACCGGCCAGTCTCCGGGGTAACGATGTGTATGAGCCCAATTGGCGGATCTTGGTGCTGGCTGAAAATAAGAGCCAGGTTGTGATGGAGGCTATCAAGACCGCATTTCCCATTTGA
- the LOC131886640 gene encoding protein BCCIP homolog isoform X2 yields the protein MAFWAVELIYLRRWARWLLIERLATERKLGLFKYPHDIPLAQLAETLIQQRQVGSVVTQSADTDDEDDEEEELAAGMNPDFSANNDVFGLLTLFNISDHTPLARAVVKYLDSIALKESDKIFLKSLTQGGGPGAQSAGLIISERIVNLPSQISVPLFETLFSEIQKAKARGLPFNFQHYVLITQVLKEDGPGPAQGDHFVKVEEEIIQEHAERVIETMPAGYGGTKPASLRGNDVYEPNWRILVLAENKSQVVMEAIKTAFPI from the exons ATGGCTTTCTGGGCTGTTGAATTGATCTACCTTCGGCGATGGGCGCGATGGCTTTTGATCGAAAGATTGGCAACTGAACGCAAATTG GGTCTCTTCAAATACCCCCACGACATTCCATTGGCCCAATTGGCCGAGACTTTGATTCAACAGAGACAAGTGGGCAGCGTGGTCACGCAAAGTGCCGACACCgatgatgaggacgacgaggaagaggagttGGCGGCGGGTATGAATCCGGATTTCAGCGCCAATAACGACGTCTTCGGATTACTGACCCTCTTCAACATTTCCGACCACACGCCTTTAGCGCGGGCCGTGGTCAAGTACCTGGATAGCATAGCGCTCAAAGAGAGCGATAAGATCTTTCTCAAGAGTCTGACCCAAGGGGGAGGTCCGGGAGCCCAATCTGCCGGACTCATCATCTCGGAGAGGATCGTGAACTTGCCCTCGCAGATCTCGGTCCCTTTGTTCGAGACGCTCTTCAGCGAGATTCAGAAAGCCAAAGCCCGTGGATTGCCCTTTAACTTCCAGCATTATGTGCTGATTACTCAAGTACTGAAAGAGGACGGCCCAGGTCCCGCCCAGGGGGATCATTTTGTCAAGGTCGAGGAGGAAATCATCCAGGAGCATGCGGAACGCGTGATCGAGACCATGCCGGCAGGCTATGGCGGGACCAAACCGGCCAGTCTCCGGGGTAACGATGTGTATGAGCCCAATTGGCGGATCTTGGTGCTGGCTGAAAATAAGAGCCAGGTTGTGATGGAGGCTATCAAGACCGCATTTCCCATTTGA
- the LOC131886634 gene encoding membrane-associated tyrosine- and threonine-specific cdc2-inhibitory kinase-like: MISSQKRPLMMHHHSTTLPTCLPPASPTQAADGSSPRATPTRLTQSFSLPKPNFKDHPQTFSTKKSRATPRFRPPPRPPAKTCPPVSRVFSRRIPHLERAQSVTFKDRPNGSMTPTPIGTPLLASPVYDDSIGQSYFEQAFTVEKEIGEGHFGKVYRVRSKEDGRLYAVKIAQECYKGDNDRARKLEEVRKHEFLLHHPNCVRFYQSWEEGGRLYQQFELCEMSLDELSEEKHDLPEKLIWGYLVDLLLALKHLHDHNLIHMDVKPENIFIGRDGICKLGDFGLVLDLSKDDLTFQHNYGGGDSKYMANEVLSHMYTPAADIFSLGLTILELACDLELPNNGPLWHELRDTGPSPEITGQLSPELRRVIQLMSARDPIRRPTVGQLLALPCIREAKLARQRELQWNNAVLTVRRWCSPLMRICFMMIALICWPVSEVGKSIFNHFGIHIGAKESTEEGDTPNEGSNDNVDPCDDHTPPSIPNRSFNATKLTFSSDDEEGQNNSLSSSTHSVLACPLPPSDFSPLRTRDEKVFHDGNVPSPIPSPRPTFSSVPTRQVQSTPSGLKSRSRRSAAKKCGSAVKSPNKKLDFSQLGHMEGANGPAVTPDTRSVLSSKCEERGDVDDDDHDGLNIGHGNKSINDSNVKTKTLKPASLASKFDYFSDSDS, from the exons ATGATCTCGTCCCAAAAACGGCCTTTGATGATGCATCATCACTCAACCACCTTGCCCACCTGTCTCCCGCCCGCCTCACCTACTCAGGCTGCGGATGGATCCTCCCCTCGGGCCACGCCCACTCGCTTAACTCAATCGTTTAGTTTGCCCAAACCCAACTTCAAGGACCATCCTCAGACGTTTTCCACGAAAAAA TCTCGTGCCACGCCCCGTTTTCGTCCCCCGCCCCGCCCACCGGCCAAGACGTGTCCGCCCGTGTCTCGCGTGTTCAGCCGTCGGATTCCACATTTGGAGCGCGCTCAGAGCGTGACTTTCAAAGATCGACCCAATGGCTCGATGACGCCTACGCCCATCGGCACGCCTCTCTTGGCCTCGCCCGTGTACGACGACAGTATTGGCCAAAGCTACTTTGAACAGGCCTTCACCGTGGAAAAGGAGATTGGCGAAGGCCATTTCGGCAAAGTGTATCGCGTGCGAAGCAAAGAAGATGGGCGATTGTACGCC GTAAAAATTGCGCAAGAATGCTACAAAGGTGATAATGATCGGGCCCGGAAATTGGAGGAAGTTCGCAAGCACGAGTTCCTCCTCCATCATCCCAATTGCGTGCGCTTCTATCAATCTTGGGAGGAGGGCGGCCGTCTCTACCAGCAATTCGAATTGTGTGAAATGTCCCTGGACGAGTTATCCGAGGAGAAACACGACTTGCCCGAGAAGCTCATTTGGGGATACCTCGTCGACCTGCTTTTG GCCCTGAAGCATCTCCATGACCATAATCTCATTCACATGGATGTGAAACCCGAGAACATCTTCATCGGTCGCGATGGTATTTGCAAATTAGGTGACTTCGGTTTAGTCTTGGATCTGTCCAAA GATGATCTCACGTTCCAACACAACTATGGCGGAGGCGATTCCAAGTACATGGCCAATGAGGTGCTCAGTCACATGTACACACCTGCCGCGGACATCTTCTCCTTGGGTCTGACCATTCTTGAGTTGGCGTGTGATCTGGAACTGCCTAATAACGGGCCATTGTGGCACGAATTACGAGACACCGGGCCCAGTCCTGAAATCACGGGTCAGCTCTCGCCCGAATTGCGACGGGTCATTCAACTTATGTCAGCCCGAGATCCCATTCGAAGACCCACTGTCGGGCAACTTCTAGCCCTACCCTGCATCCGCGAAGCCAAACTGGCTAGACAACGGGAATTGCAGTGGAATAATGCC GTTCTCACTGTCAGACGTTGGTGCTCTCCCTTAATGAGAATCTGTTTCATGATGATCGCTCTTATTTGCTGGCCTGTTTCTGAGGTTggcaaatcaattttcaatcattttggaaTTCACATCGGAGCAAAGGAAAGTACGGAGGAGGGGGATACTCCAAATGAAGGGTCGAATGACAACGTGGATCCCTGCGACGATCACACGCCTCCCTCCATTCCAAATCGCAGTTTCAATGCGACCAAGCTGACCTTTTCATCAGATG aCGAAGAAGGACAAAACAACTCGCTCTCCTCGTCCACCCACAGCGTATTGGCTTGCCCTCTTCCACCCTCCGATTTTTCCCCTCTAAGAACGAGAGACGAGAAAGTGTTTCACGATGGAAATGTGCCCTCACCCATCCCTTCACCTCGGCCGACTTTCTCGTCGGTTCCCACCCGTCAAGTTCAATCCACACCCAGTGGACTCAAGTCGCGATCCAGGCGATCCGCGGCCAAGAAGTGTGGGAGTGCTGTCAAATCACCCAACAAGAAGTTGGATTTCAGTCAATTAGG GCACATGGAAGGAGCAAATGGCCCAGCCGTGACTCCGGATACGCGTTCGGTCTTGAGTTCAAAGTGTGAGGAACGCGGTGACgttgacgacgacgaccatgATGGTCTCAATATTGGCCATGGCAATAAGAGCATAAATGACTCGAACGTGAAAACCAAGACCCTGAAACCCGCGTCTTTGGCTTCAAAATTCGATTATTTCTCCGATAGTGATAGCTAA
- the LOC131886636 gene encoding rRNA methyltransferase 3, mitochondrial-like, whose product MIRSMLRPLTFGRLILARNDRSVRWHGSKARRIARLPKRAVDDDGQEIQIRSDQLEGNVQARQVAEQAQRNLRSTRLGRGSKNNETPLSQAMIELRSQVQSESEDSSPTEEVDHLPEDFDWKSLPRFVKLNAWDRTNPTWKMLRKNLSRNDKHSEAVVLENHRMIKDAMAVGIHPYMVAFSRVNLLLELPFDTSQSYEMFQVPYKNLQEWSELQTPPGMMAVFKKSAIEAHAQAQVAQESLRSLPISLILDNLRNPDNMGTILRTAAGIGCREVLLTPGCVNPWQGKVMRAGAGAHFHVPITSKVHWERMHQLIPPYAQVVMADLEKFKPSRESQLDPNVLLGRIQELNDRCSDFHVPHRGESALRAGGMGETFDKRDVRNAKTLQGKELEEFLEEKVKVESEKLAGESRREAFYLDFSFNEPEILDEFQALPLITKEYHEFERFHNDQAIVVVIGGETQGISPQAIKFTHQYQGDRLYIPLRRSIESLNVASAASILLMEIQKKINLANKE is encoded by the exons ATGATTCGTTCCATGCTTCGGCCGCTCACGTTTGGTCGGCTCATTTTGGCAAGGAATGACAGGAGTGTTCGGTGGCATGGATCCAAAGCTCGCCGAATCGCACGACTTCCCAAACGT GCAGTGGATGATGACGGGCAGGAGATCCAAATTCGCTCCGATCAACTCGAAGGCAATGTCCAAGCCCGACAAGTAGCCGAACAAGCCCAGCGAAATCTCCGGAGCACACGATTAGGACGAGGTTCAAAAAACAATGAGACTCCCTTGAGTCAAGCCATGATTGAGTTGCGCTCACAGGTTCAATCTGAATCCGAGGATTCATCGCCAACGGAGGAAGTGGATCATTTACCCGAGgattttgattggaagtccCTGCCGCGATTTGTTAAATTGAAtgcctgggatcgaaccaatCCAACTTGGAA AATGTTGAGGAAGAATCTGAGTCGAAACGACAAACACAGCGAGGCCGTGGTCTTGGAGAACCACCGCATGATCAAGGATGCCATGGCCGTAGGTATACATCCTTACATGGTGGCCTTCAGTCGAGTTAATCTGTTGCTGGAGTTGCCCTTTGATACCAGCCAGTCGTATGAAATGTTTCAAGTCCCGTACAAGAACTTGCAGGAATGGTCCGAGCTACAAACACCACCGGGAATGATGG CCGTCTTCAAAAAGTCCGCCATTGAAGCGCACGCCCAAGCCCAAGTGGCCCAAGAGAGCTTACGGAGTCTACCCATCTCTTTGATCTTGGACAACTTGAGGAATCCGGATAATATGGGCACCATTCTGCGGACGGCAGCTGGAATCGGATGTCGGGAAGTTCTTTTAACCCCGGGTTGCGTGAATCCTTGGCAAGGCAAAGTGATGCGGGCGGGTGCCGGGGCCCACTTCCACGTACCTATCACTTCGAAAGTGCATTGGGAACGGATGCATCAACTCATTCCTCCTTACGCTCAAGTGGTCATGGCGGATTTGGAGAAGTTCAAACCCAGCCGTGAATCGCAATTGGACCCCAACGTCCTATTGGGTCGCATTCAGGAACTCAATGACCGCTGCTCGGACTTTCATGTGCCTCATCGAGGCGAGAGCGCTTTGAGAGCGGGTGGCATGGGTGAAACGTTTGACAAGCGAGACGTACGAAACGCCAAGACCTTACAAGGCAAGGAGCTCGAAGAGTTCTtggaagaaaaagtgaaagtgGAGTCGGAAAAATTGGCCGGGGAGAGTAGGCGTGAGGCCTTTTACTTGGACTTCTCCTTCAATGAACCCGAAATCTTGGACGAGTTCCAAGCCTTGCCTTTGATAACCAAAGAATATCACGAGTTCGAACGCTTCCACAATGATCAAGCCATCGTGGTCGTGATCGGTGGAGAAACGCAAGGCATCAGTCCCCAAGCCATTAAGTTCACCCATCAATATCAAGGCGACCGTCTGTACATCCCATTAAGACGAAGTATCGAGAGTCTCAACGTGGCCTCGGCGGCCAGTATCTTACTCATGGAAATCCAAAAGAAGATCAACTTGGCCAATAAAGAATAG